In Acaryochloris marina S15, a single genomic region encodes these proteins:
- a CDS encoding glycosyltransferase family 9 protein has protein sequence MTRVLALIPGDVGRQLLFFPTLETLHRHYSQVEIDVIVEPRAKQAFRLCRTVDNVLTFQFENRNGAADWGNLIGQMRDRRYDASITISREWTAGLLCWLVGIPQRVGYENLGLPAWVRFARKRFPTLGGTVADLSGACLTAAVPPNARPYDAQRYHDLLLGLGIDTPCPDISIQIPLDDQNWAKAEQERLGIAGKSYITLHGGTGAENSDDEPSQFYPIRSWESVIGGYLERQPDTPLIVVQTAENKDWVASLVAVCPQLQIVTPQHVGQLAAFIDAGHLMICADRAPLHLGVAVKTRLVALFGTLEPTRHLPAATHFAGLKSLTSKVADIPPIQVLEKVWEVS, from the coding sequence ATGACCCGCGTATTAGCATTAATTCCTGGCGATGTTGGTCGGCAACTATTGTTCTTCCCAACCTTAGAAACGCTTCACCGCCATTATTCTCAGGTTGAGATTGATGTCATTGTAGAACCTCGAGCCAAGCAGGCTTTTCGGCTCTGTCGAACGGTTGATAATGTCTTGACCTTTCAGTTTGAGAATCGGAATGGAGCCGCCGATTGGGGTAATCTAATCGGACAAATGCGTGACCGTCGCTATGATGCCAGCATTACCATCAGTCGCGAGTGGACTGCGGGACTGCTCTGTTGGTTAGTCGGTATTCCCCAGCGAGTTGGCTATGAAAATCTGGGGCTGCCTGCTTGGGTCCGATTTGCACGGAAACGGTTTCCCACTCTTGGTGGAACCGTGGCCGATCTATCCGGTGCCTGTTTAACCGCCGCTGTCCCCCCGAATGCCCGTCCTTATGATGCCCAACGCTATCATGACTTGCTGTTGGGGTTAGGGATTGATACGCCTTGTCCAGACATCTCGATTCAGATCCCCCTAGACGATCAGAATTGGGCAAAAGCTGAGCAAGAACGATTGGGCATTGCTGGGAAATCTTACATTACCCTCCATGGTGGGACTGGAGCTGAGAACTCTGATGATGAACCCTCTCAGTTTTATCCTATTCGGAGTTGGGAATCTGTTATTGGAGGTTACTTAGAACGGCAACCGGATACGCCTTTAATTGTGGTGCAAACGGCCGAAAATAAAGATTGGGTTGCTTCCCTGGTTGCCGTCTGTCCTCAACTTCAGATTGTGACTCCTCAGCATGTGGGTCAACTGGCTGCCTTTATCGATGCAGGGCATTTAATGATTTGTGCGGACCGGGCTCCCCTGCATTTAGGTGTTGCCGTCAAAACTCGCCTGGTTGCCCTATTTGGAACCCTAGAACCCACCCGGCATTTACCGGCAGCCACCCATTTTGCTGGCCTCAAGTCTTTAACGAGCAAAGTAGCAGATATTCCGCCGATTCAAGTTCTTGAAAAGGTTTGGGAAGTCAGCTAG
- a CDS encoding 2Fe-2S iron-sulfur cluster-binding protein: protein MEKFTIHIRDRHSGNDYSVLVPANHYILESVEQQGQRLPFACRNGACTTCAVRVISGDIYQPEAMGLSLELQKQGYALLCVSYPQSDLVVETQDEDEVYELQFGQYFGKGKVRAGLPLDEE, encoded by the coding sequence ATGGAAAAATTTACGATACATATTCGCGATCGCCATAGCGGAAACGACTATTCAGTCTTAGTTCCTGCCAACCATTACATCCTTGAGAGTGTAGAGCAACAAGGCCAGCGTTTACCCTTCGCTTGTCGGAATGGAGCTTGTACAACCTGTGCAGTGAGAGTCATCTCTGGTGATATCTATCAGCCGGAAGCCATGGGGCTGTCTCTAGAACTGCAAAAGCAAGGCTATGCCTTACTATGTGTGAGCTATCCCCAAAGTGATTTAGTGGTAGAAACCCAGGACGAAGACGAAGTGTATGAACTACAGTTCGGTCAGTATTTTGGTAAAGGTAAGGTCCGTGCTGGCTTGCCCTTAGATGAAGAATAA
- a CDS encoding inositol monophosphatase family protein has protein sequence MPTTDLNVYLDIATEAALAGGGVLQQFWGKLENIQEKRPGDLVTEADQAAEKAVLEVIGRHFPDHQILAEESGQQGNQDSDYLWAIDPLDGTTNYAHQYPFAATSIALIVQGVPTVGVVYDPFHRELFRAATGLGATRNRQPIQVSPTQTLASSLLVTGFAYDRRETNDNNYAEFCHLTHLTQGVRRGGSASIDLAYVACGRLDGYWERGLSPWDIAAGIVLVQEAGGTVTAYDQSPQQLASGRLLATNGHIHAALSHELLKIQPLDWSPPTIPASR, from the coding sequence ATGCCGACAACCGACTTAAACGTCTATCTAGATATTGCGACTGAAGCAGCTTTAGCAGGTGGTGGTGTCCTACAGCAATTTTGGGGCAAGTTAGAAAATATTCAAGAAAAGCGACCGGGGGATTTGGTAACAGAGGCTGACCAAGCGGCTGAGAAAGCTGTTTTAGAAGTGATTGGCCGCCATTTTCCAGACCATCAAATCCTTGCAGAAGAGTCGGGGCAACAAGGAAATCAGGACAGTGATTATTTATGGGCGATCGATCCGTTAGATGGCACCACCAACTATGCCCACCAATATCCATTCGCCGCGACGTCCATTGCTTTAATTGTTCAGGGTGTTCCCACTGTGGGTGTGGTGTATGATCCCTTCCATCGGGAGTTGTTTCGAGCTGCAACGGGTTTAGGAGCGACTCGTAATCGTCAACCCATCCAAGTCTCTCCTACGCAAACCTTGGCTAGTAGCCTATTGGTCACAGGGTTTGCCTATGACCGTCGAGAAACGAATGATAATAACTATGCAGAATTTTGCCACTTAACTCATCTCACCCAGGGTGTTCGTCGGGGTGGTTCAGCCTCTATTGATTTGGCCTATGTTGCCTGCGGTCGGTTAGATGGATATTGGGAACGGGGTTTGTCTCCTTGGGATATTGCAGCGGGTATTGTCCTGGTGCAGGAAGCGGGCGGTACCGTCACTGCCTATGACCAAAGTCCTCAACAATTAGCCTCAGGGCGTTTACTGGCCACCAATGGTCATATTCACGCTGCCCTCAGTCACGAACTTTTAAAAATTCAACCATTGGATTGGTCTCCCCCAACAATCCCTGCTTCTAGATAA
- a CDS encoding DnaJ domain-containing protein → MSFEMKHGLAIFDCPDHYASLGLSIGASKGEIRKRYFKIARSLHPDSCPAEMDKAQASRMLSKLVNPAYEVLSQDKDFEEYKVLLRLVGQRANREVNPSSMQTPGAQELLTANSFEEHYQEQVKHLAQNQFETLEGILAVVSQLSELNLAYLIRREGTQQSGAAPMQARAAQAQPKAAATPETSVSASPAEQQSPPQEAATSQFVNDYCRRAEELIQKNRLNDAIVELRDALKLEPKNSRCHTLMGSIYLQKKSLKMAKVHFTQALNSDPQNAEAIKGKQKLEKLEKKLQPATTKQAAKQPERKKGLFGLFGGKK, encoded by the coding sequence ATGTCATTTGAGATGAAGCATGGTCTTGCTATTTTCGATTGTCCGGATCACTATGCCAGCTTGGGTCTGAGCATTGGCGCATCTAAAGGTGAGATTCGCAAGCGCTACTTCAAAATTGCTCGCAGCTTGCATCCTGATAGCTGTCCAGCTGAAATGGATAAAGCACAAGCGAGTCGCATGCTCTCAAAGTTAGTGAATCCTGCTTATGAAGTCCTCTCCCAAGACAAAGACTTTGAAGAATATAAGGTGTTACTCCGATTAGTCGGGCAGCGGGCTAATCGTGAAGTGAATCCCAGTTCGATGCAAACACCGGGTGCCCAGGAACTATTAACTGCCAATTCTTTTGAGGAACATTACCAAGAACAGGTCAAACACTTAGCCCAAAACCAATTTGAGACTTTGGAGGGGATATTAGCGGTTGTTAGCCAACTCAGTGAGCTTAACCTAGCCTATTTAATTCGGCGGGAAGGGACCCAGCAATCAGGAGCTGCTCCCATGCAGGCTAGAGCGGCTCAGGCACAGCCGAAAGCGGCGGCAACACCAGAAACATCTGTGTCTGCTTCGCCTGCAGAGCAGCAATCTCCTCCCCAAGAAGCGGCGACCTCACAGTTTGTTAATGACTATTGCCGACGGGCGGAAGAACTGATTCAGAAAAACCGTTTGAATGACGCTATTGTAGAGCTGCGAGATGCTCTCAAACTTGAACCCAAAAACAGTCGCTGTCATACTTTAATGGGTTCTATCTACCTCCAGAAAAAATCTCTCAAAATGGCCAAAGTGCATTTTACCCAAGCTTTAAATAGTGATCCGCAGAATGCTGAAGCCATCAAAGGAAAGCAAAAATTGGAGAAGCTAGAAAAGAAATTGCAGCCCGCTACAACAAAACAGGCAGCTAAGCAGCCAGAGCGTAAGAAGGGGTTGTTTGGTTTGTTCGGTGGTAAGAAATAG
- a CDS encoding ATP phosphoribosyltransferase regulatory subunit, with the protein MYQPPAGARDLLPLDVAQKCWIEQRLLQVFQRWGYHRIITPTLERLDTLLAGGAVDPQTVIQVWDAEEGVLGLRPELTASIARAAVTRMEGETHPQRLYYNDNIFRQQPGHASSQHEFYQAGVELLGSSGLLADAEILLLFADCLTELGVQNWHVLLGEADLTRSLLRPFPEAVRGDVRRAIAQLDRVGLANLPLSSELKEHALFLLDLRGEPAQVLQKVSQLPLEPPQHEAVTNLKSLVEVLSKQPSLTLDLSLIQTFDYYTGIVFEIISDAESGQRLLGQGGRYDTLLGLYHPQNEMLPGIGFSFNVEHLHQVLLTLGKLPKQTPASHWLVVAETESAIAAAFDHAHQLRQQNAQPPLTRVEVELSQKSPDDIRTTARQQRIGQIAWVNAQGSVTIESLA; encoded by the coding sequence ATGTATCAACCTCCTGCGGGTGCCCGAGACCTACTGCCCTTAGATGTGGCTCAAAAATGTTGGATTGAGCAGCGTCTGCTGCAAGTATTCCAGCGTTGGGGATATCACCGCATTATTACTCCTACTTTAGAGCGGCTAGATACCTTGTTAGCTGGGGGAGCAGTGGACCCCCAAACTGTGATCCAAGTTTGGGATGCTGAAGAAGGGGTCTTAGGGCTTAGGCCCGAGTTAACGGCCTCCATTGCTCGTGCCGCTGTGACTCGAATGGAAGGGGAGACTCATCCTCAGCGACTCTATTACAACGACAATATTTTTCGGCAACAGCCAGGTCATGCGAGTAGTCAGCATGAGTTTTACCAAGCAGGAGTAGAGCTACTGGGGAGTAGCGGGTTATTGGCAGATGCTGAGATTCTTCTGCTCTTCGCTGATTGCCTCACAGAACTAGGTGTTCAGAACTGGCATGTCCTTTTGGGGGAAGCAGATTTAACCCGATCCCTGCTTCGTCCTTTTCCTGAAGCTGTGCGGGGAGATGTGCGCCGAGCCATTGCCCAACTCGATCGAGTGGGCCTGGCTAATTTACCCCTGAGTTCAGAACTCAAAGAACATGCTCTGTTTTTACTGGATTTACGGGGTGAACCGGCTCAGGTGCTGCAAAAGGTGTCCCAGTTACCCCTTGAACCACCCCAGCATGAGGCGGTCACCAACCTCAAGTCGTTGGTAGAAGTATTGTCGAAGCAACCCTCACTGACCTTAGATCTGAGTCTTATTCAGACCTTTGATTACTACACGGGTATCGTGTTTGAAATCATCAGTGATGCAGAATCGGGCCAACGTTTACTAGGGCAGGGTGGACGATACGATACGCTACTGGGCTTATACCATCCGCAGAATGAAATGCTCCCTGGGATTGGTTTTTCTTTTAATGTGGAACATTTGCATCAGGTATTATTGACCCTTGGCAAGTTGCCTAAGCAGACCCCTGCGTCACATTGGCTGGTGGTGGCAGAAACAGAATCTGCGATCGCAGCCGCGTTTGACCATGCCCATCAGCTGCGTCAGCAAAACGCCCAGCCTCCCCTCACCAGAGTTGAAGTGGAGCTGTCCCAAAAGTCTCCCGATGACATTCGAACCACTGCTCGTCAACAGCGAATTGGGCAAATTGCTTGGGTCAATGCCCAAGGGTCTGTCACAATTGAATCGCTAGCGTAA
- the hisG gene encoding ATP phosphoribosyltransferase translates to MLTVALPKGALLKDSIRLLKSVGLDFSAFLDSGNRQLQIQDPTQTAQGLLVRAQDVPVYVEYGQAQIGIVGFDVLQEKKPQVAQFADLGFGHCRMSVAVPSQSSYRSAMELPPNCRVASKFVHCAHDFFSQIDLPVEIIPLYGSVELGPITGMSEAIVDLVSTGRTLKENGLIELDCLYESTARLIAHPLSYRLNQYNLQHWLDEITKTSQPLAASAS, encoded by the coding sequence ATGCTCACGGTTGCCTTACCTAAAGGAGCGTTACTGAAAGATAGTATTCGCCTCCTCAAATCTGTTGGTTTGGATTTCAGTGCCTTCTTGGATTCTGGGAATCGCCAACTGCAAATTCAGGACCCAACGCAAACGGCTCAAGGGTTATTGGTCAGGGCCCAAGATGTCCCTGTGTACGTAGAGTATGGACAGGCTCAAATCGGAATTGTCGGATTTGATGTCTTACAAGAAAAGAAACCCCAGGTTGCTCAGTTTGCAGACCTAGGATTTGGTCATTGCCGGATGTCCGTGGCCGTCCCCAGCCAAAGCTCCTACCGTTCAGCGATGGAACTCCCCCCGAATTGTCGGGTGGCGTCCAAATTTGTCCACTGTGCCCATGACTTTTTCAGCCAGATCGATTTGCCCGTGGAAATTATTCCGCTCTATGGTTCTGTAGAATTGGGGCCGATTACAGGGATGTCTGAAGCGATTGTTGATCTCGTGTCTACCGGACGAACCTTGAAAGAGAATGGGTTGATTGAGCTGGACTGTTTGTATGAAAGTACGGCCCGTCTGATTGCCCATCCCTTGAGCTATCGGCTCAATCAGTATAATCTCCAGCATTGGCTAGATGAGATCACTAAAACCAGCCAGCCCCTTGCGGCTAGCGCTTCCTAG
- a CDS encoding FHA domain-containing protein, producing MTELTLEWVEGGVSRSEQIQPNQPSKNPGTVRIGRDPQKCDVVLSDSSVSGLQAEVYYHAGSQVFYLRSLRDTNPPIVNGQPITTGEVPLGTASTVSLGRVVLNARVSGDGGIPPTEVNQPGGVPPTTVSSPAPAAPPPYPSPSPTPYYQAPPPAGDQGPKVWVWIVAGVLVIGGGALAWPYVSNFLGLSKEPTVSQSDSTKSNSDQDSSDSSPSSRGESFGDKMADLVTYEHSSGLFQIKTPRTWRRKDTSKAGEVILRWTDSETDSSIVVDLFKSRRLSEEELGNLSRRFITNAFGKETGFKVGQPKVQDSGVVELGWEFSTRNDQVLGATYTEQSGDTISVVSILVLRSDFDQVRSTFREILQSYRFDPAVAIP from the coding sequence GTGACTGAGTTAACGTTGGAGTGGGTCGAGGGAGGCGTCTCTCGTTCGGAACAAATTCAACCAAACCAACCCAGCAAGAACCCTGGCACCGTCCGGATTGGTCGGGATCCTCAAAAATGCGATGTCGTTCTATCGGATAGCAGCGTGTCGGGACTACAGGCCGAGGTTTATTACCATGCCGGGAGCCAAGTATTCTATTTGCGATCGCTTCGGGATACCAACCCGCCCATCGTCAATGGCCAACCCATCACCACTGGTGAAGTTCCCTTAGGGACCGCCAGCACCGTCTCCTTAGGGCGAGTTGTCCTTAATGCTCGAGTCAGTGGTGATGGCGGCATTCCTCCAACAGAAGTCAATCAACCCGGTGGCGTGCCCCCGACCACCGTCAGCTCCCCTGCACCGGCAGCCCCACCCCCTTATCCGTCTCCCAGCCCAACCCCTTACTATCAAGCTCCACCCCCTGCTGGTGATCAAGGCCCCAAGGTGTGGGTGTGGATTGTTGCAGGTGTGTTAGTGATTGGGGGTGGAGCACTGGCTTGGCCCTATGTCAGCAACTTTCTGGGCTTAAGCAAAGAACCGACCGTTTCCCAGAGTGATTCTACTAAATCCAACTCGGATCAGGATAGCAGTGACTCCTCCCCTAGCTCACGGGGAGAGTCCTTTGGTGACAAGATGGCCGATTTGGTCACCTACGAGCATTCATCAGGGTTATTTCAGATCAAAACCCCACGCACCTGGCGCCGCAAAGATACCAGTAAAGCAGGGGAAGTCATCCTGCGGTGGACAGATAGCGAGACCGACAGCAGTATTGTGGTCGATCTATTTAAATCCCGACGCCTCAGCGAAGAGGAACTGGGGAATTTATCTCGTCGTTTTATTACCAATGCCTTCGGAAAAGAAACTGGTTTCAAGGTAGGACAACCCAAAGTTCAAGACAGCGGTGTGGTGGAGTTGGGGTGGGAGTTCTCAACTCGCAATGATCAAGTATTGGGGGCAACCTATACAGAACAAAGCGGGGATACCATCTCTGTCGTCAGTATTTTGGTGTTGCGATCCGACTTTGATCAAGTTCGATCCACCTTCCGAGAAATTTTACAAAGCTATCGTTTTGATCCTGCCGTTGCGATTCCTTAA